A single genomic interval of Lathyrus oleraceus cultivar Zhongwan6 chromosome 7, CAAS_Psat_ZW6_1.0, whole genome shotgun sequence harbors:
- the LOC127106471 gene encoding protein DETOXIFICATION 40: LATSSFSSRVSNELGAGNPKSASFSVLVVTVISFIISIIITLLVIALRDVISYIFTDGEEVSTAVSDLCPLLALSIVLNGVQPVLSGVAVGCGWQRFVAYVNVGCYYEIGIPLGSILGFYFKFGAKGIWLGMLAGTILQTIILVWSTFRTDWTKEVEESRKRLNKWEDKTDDMHLKNREALCFEM; the protein is encoded by the exons AGTGAGCAATGAATTAGGAGCAGGAAATCCAAAATCAGCCTCATTTTCTGTTTTGGTGGTGACCGTGATTTCTTTTATAATATCAATTATAATAACACTTTTGGTGATTGCATTAAGAGATGTCATTAGCTATATCTTTACCGATGGAGAAGAGGTTTCTACTGCTGTTTCAGATCTTTGTCCGCTCCTTGCCCTTTCCATTGTTCTCAATGGCGTTCAACCTGTCTTATCAGGGGTGGCTGTTGGATGTGGATGGCAACGTTTTGTTGCATATGTAAATGTTGGTTGTTATTATGAAATTGGTATACCTTTAGGTTCGATTCTTGGTTTTTATTTCAAATTTGGTGCCAAG GGAATATGGTTGGGAATGTTAGCTGGGACAATTTTGCAAACAATTATTTTAGTGTGGTCCACATTTCGAACCGATTGGACTAAAGAG GTTGAAGAATCAAGAAAGAGGTTGAACAAGTGGGAGGACAAGACTGATGATATGCACCTTAAGAACAGAGAGGCCCTTTGTTTTGAAATGTGA